In the genome of Teredinibacter franksiae, the window CTACGCTCGGCATCACCCTAAAAGGTAATAAAACCGACATGATTGCCCGTCTCGATGCACCAGGATGTGTTGGTGAACAGGGTATTCACAAAATCGGCTTAGTGTTTTATTAGGTTTGGATGATTGGCGAACCGACTCCATCTTTTGCGCCCTGCATTTACGCTATTTACAAAAAGCATACTGGCAAACACGTTTTAGCGTCAGCTTCCCGAGGCTCCGTCCTTGCACAGGTGACTACGCGGTTGAGCAACCTGTAGGCGATCGACAACTCGTGCAACTGATCACCGCTTGGCGATTATTCGACCCCGATCTCGATTTAACACTATCTACACGAGAGGATGAGGCATTTCGCAACGCCATCTGTAGGCTGGGTGTTACGTCTATGAGTGCGGAATCCAGTACGCAACCTGGCGGTTACAGCACGCAAGCCGAATCTCACTTGCAACAATTTGAAATAAGTGACGAGCGTACAGTAAAGCAGGTTACTACAATGCTGCGTGAACAAGGGTTGGAAATAATAACGAAAGATTGGAACTGGTACTAAAAATGGCACTAAAAAAATACGTAATGACTCAACATGAGCGTCTTAAGTTCTCTACAGGGCACCTCTATTAATCCTTACATTCAATTGATGCGCGCAAACCCTCTAAATCATTTATGTTCAAACCCTTACCTTTTTCCATGCGCGATAAATACCCGACTTTCATCAATCGATTGAGTTCCCGTGTTACCGCTTCTCGGTGGGTTGAAATTCGACTGGCAAATTCTTGATGGGTGGGCATTTCCCGAATACAACCCCCTCCTCACTGGTTTCGCCTTTGATTTCAGCCATACGAATAAGCTCCATACGTACACGACAATTTAGCGTGTAACACGTAAATTGTCGTGTACGTATGGAGCTTATTCGTATGGCTGAAATCAAAGGCGAAACCAGTGAGGAGGGGGTTGTTATTCGGGAAATGCCCACCCATCAAGAATTTGCCAGTCGAATTTCAACCAACCGAGAAGCGGTAAACACGGAACTCAATCGATTGATGAAAGTCGGGTATTTATCGCGCATGGAAAAAGGTAAGGGTTTGAACATAAATGATTTAGAGGGTTTGCGCGCATCAATTGAATGTAAGGATTAATAGAGGTGCCCTGTAGAGAACTTAAGACGCTCATGTTGAGTCATTACGTATTTTTTTAGTGCCAGTTTTTAGTACCAGTTCCAATCTTTCGTTATTATTTCCAACCCTTGTTCACGCAGCATTGTAGTAACCTGCTTTACTGTACGCTCGTCACTTATTTCAAATTGTTGCAAGTGAGATTCGGCTTGCGTGCTGTAACCGCCAGGTTGCGTACTGGATTCCGCACTCATAGACGTAACACCCAGCCTACAGATGGCGTTGCGAAATGCCTCATCCTCTCGTGTAGATAGTGTTAAATCGAGATCGGGGCGAATAATCGCCAAGCGGTGATCAGTTGCACGAGTTGTCGATCGCCTACAGGTTGCTCAACCGCGTAGTCACCTGTGCAAGGACGGAGCCTCGGGAAGCTGACGCTAAAACGTGTTTGCCAGTATGCTTTTTGTAAATAGCGTAAATGCAGGGCGCAAAAGATGGAGTCGGTTCGCCAATCATCCAAACCTAATAAAACACCTAAGCCGATTTTGTGAATACCCTGTTCACCAACACATCCTGGTGCATCGAGACGGGCAATCATGTCGGTTTTATTACCTTTTAGGTGATGCCGAGCGTAGCTTTCACGGTGATAGGTTTCTTGATATAGCGATACACCGTGAAGCCCAGCATCGATAAGTTGACGATACTCTACGGGTTGTAGCGGCTGTACCTCTATAGCTATTTGGGCAAAGTACGGTTTCAGCAAGCGTATTGCCCGCTCAAGGTAGGTTGCGCCAACTGTTTTAGGCGCTTCCCCTGTAACCAGTAAAATATTATCAATATTTTTTGTTTTTAGTGCCTTTGCTTCGGCAATAATTTCTGTCTCACTCAAGGTTTTTCTACGCAGTTTATTGTTTCTGCTGAAACCACAGTAAGTACAAATATTAC includes:
- a CDS encoding helix-turn-helix domain-containing protein, translating into MPTHQEFASRISTHREAVTRELNRLMKVGYLSRMEKGKGLNINDLEGLRASIECKD
- a CDS encoding helix-turn-helix domain-containing protein, whose amino-acid sequence is MAEIKGETSEEGVVIREMPTHQEFASRISTNREAVNTELNRLMKVGYLSRMEKGKGLNINDLEGLRASIECKD
- the thiH gene encoding 2-iminoacetate synthase ThiH, which encodes MNQPFSNVFHRYNWGDIQQAIHAKTATDVERALCKTKLSTADFEALLSPAADNYLELMAQKSQALTQQRFGHTMQVYAPLYLSNVCSNICTYCGFSRNNKLRRKTLSETEIIAEAKALKTKNIDNILLVTGEAPKTVGATYLERAIRLLKPYFAQIAIEVQPLQPVEYRQLIDAGLHGVSLYQETYHRESYARHHLKGNKTDMIARLDAPGCVGEQGIHKIGLGVLLGLDDWRTDSIFCALHLRYLQKAYWQTRFSVSFPRLRPCTGDYAVEQPVGDRQLVQLITAWRLFAPISI